CGTTGGCCGAATGGCGGAAGCTAAAATTATTAGAATTCAAAAAACTGCCAAAGGTGCGAAAATTGGAGTTGGAAATAGAGTACCGCCAAGCGAAACAAGATTACGTTACAAAATATGAGAACTACATAACGAGCATAACTgacaaaaaaactcaacaagCTGAAATCGATCAGTTAAAATCGTTCATCGACAAGAAAATGGATAAAGACGATAGACAGCAATTGCCAGATGAAAATCGTACATTCTGCTCAATGGTTCAAACATCACAGCTGGAGAATGAAATGCTGGAACTACCAATAGCCGAATCGACGCTTGTAAcgactaaaacaaaaaaggccaATAATTctgcccaacaaaaaaatttcccCATTACTGGTAGCCCGAAACCATTAAAATCCATCTTAAAAAGTCCTGTGAAAAAGGATGCGCAACCAGCGGCGCAGACATTTACCAAACCAGCGGTGCCTAAAAGTAAAAGGAAGCATTCGTTGAGCGAAAATGACTCTGACAGGTAAGTGACTGTCGAGGATAactgctggtgatggtgtggGTTTTAATGTAACGGCGTATATTGTACCGTTTTCAGCAACTccgaaaaaaagagcaaacgtTCAACAACCTACGCATCGATCGTTGAGCCCGGTATGGGATCTATGGAAAATGGCAATACTTCTGCTGTAGGGAATGCAGTTCAAGAACCTGTGCGACCACCGTCGTAAGTGTCTGCAATGATAATTGTGCAGTCCTTGCATTCATTCATTGACTTATGTATATTTACCTCTTTTCCAGCGACgtaattaaatattacatGTTAAACCACTACcttgggaagaaaaaaaattgcgcTGAGTCGTTTAAAAAACTGTCAGTTAACCAGCAAGAAGCAATGAAAGAGGAAATGCGTTTGGCAcagagaaaatattttaaacaattacaGAAATTTCTTAAAACCGTACCGCCGAaggatattaaaaaatatatcaaaaagCTGAAACAAGCCCAGGTTGATTTCGACATCGGAAACAGTGTGCTGGATGATTCTGGGGTGCTTTCGGAGAGCGTGGCTAAGAAAACTCCCAAACAGGAACCTCAAACGAGcaccagtagcagcagtagcggcAGCGAAGACGACAGTGCAGAcgaaaaatccaaaaacgatcaAGGCAGTGGTACAGAAGATGAGGAAAGCAGCGAAGAAGAATAGGCTAGCGTAAATGCATTTTGCGACAGTTggtagatttatttttacgtgGGTTTCTTTATCGTTCATAGTGAGTACTGCGAGTTATGCTGGAGGTTCTAATTATCCATTTTCTGATATGTTCCGATATTTccacaaacatttttttttctacattatTACACAAACAGAAATGGACATTGTGTACGTGTAAAATAACGTATTTCTGAACGCCTGTTGTTAACGGAACGTTACTTTAAAAATTGGACTATTGAAAGTTTATTACCTCATAAGTATAAGTATGCTCTACTTTCTTAGAGATTGTTCTATCTTGCTTCCAGTTAAGAGTTGTTTGAATTGTAACGAGTGAAAATGAAGTTTCAACTTTAATAAAGTAATGTACATCAAAGTTTGGATATTTTCGATGTaagctttaaaatattcatccgaGCGGTGGTGATATAAATTGCGTCTACCTGTTGCAGTTGCACTTCAGCAAGCAACTGTCAAAAACGTCAAAGTCATCATTGGGTGCGAGTGGTGAGCGGGTGTGCGTATACCACCATTGTGCTGTTGTATCTGATCGTTGTTAGAAGGTCATTTCGTTGTTTAAAAGATTGTCTAAAAGTGCACCGCAAAATGCAATCTCTTCGCAAAACAACTGCATGGATGATTCCCAGTGGAATGAGGTAAATACTATTAGCGCTTCGTACCGTTGTTTGGAATGCGCGAAAGGGCTACTTTGTTCCTATTGCGAGAAGAAATACAAGTGATCAATTCTGTGGGTCTGAAACCCAGCGCTCTAGCTGCCTAGCGCTTATCGGCGTTCTTGCTTATCATTTGGTGAGAATGTCGATAAAGCGGTTCGCTTTTTTCAAATCCATTACGTTATTCCCTTCCAGAATCGCACGCATGAGCGCCGGTGAGATGGGTAGCGGAGCCGGCAaaggtggcggtggtggcggttcGATCCGTGATGCCGGAGGTTCGTTTGGTAAAATGGAGGTCGCGCATGAGGAAGAATATTTCTACAAGCAGGTACAACAATATAGCACCTGAATGTGAATGTTGACTGCGTGATGGATCGATTATTAACattgtggcgaccagagcatcgcaaatagccaagacacaaaatagcgccacctaggcaaaaatgagggtactaaacaaattgctagttgggaagttttgcctggacacgaCGAACACAATCAGTTCTTTGTTCCGAGGTaaaacccaaactagacaaccggtaaggctagaacaataagatccttgtttgtaggagaggaacgaaggaatactcgaacaaacgaaaaaaacagacaggatcaaacacgaaaggagacaggaaagttcgagacatggccagcacaatataaaagcggtggcatgtccgaacgataagttagttatcgctccggcccccgacgaggaagaccttctgcgagttatcgctccgatctccgacgaggaagaccttctgcgagttatcgctccggcctccgacgaggaagaccttctgcgagttatcgc
This Anopheles marshallii chromosome 3, idAnoMarsDA_429_01, whole genome shotgun sequence DNA region includes the following protein-coding sequences:
- the LOC128714800 gene encoding nucleolar transcription factor 1-like → MRKRSLSVAYDRGLQFEQMANKFEGVPSEHEQESESEEENDEVLNESDWTGAEYQALMDGLRKLLPRKDNKSYKVGLSKIDWESVVIDGRTADDVKATTEGLIRKIRKYRTLSEMINDIPSITKKDKLKKPLTAYNFYMRDRYPQLKEKHPEMQSKAIFVLVQKEYRILSEKKKKKYEAMATDAKELFKQQKEKYYRDHPEESKKAKSKISAKLPKKNMFTPFDLFRKDKQTECLSLAELRAQWNQLEIKKKLNYIQQAFKSQTENPAISLKLTKEEQFMIAHAKGKPVSIAGSTSEYYLKNYAESLDSVSLAEWRKLKLLEFKKLPKVRKLELEIEYRQAKQDYVTKYENYITSITDKKTQQAEIDQLKSFIDKKMDKDDRQQLPDENRTFCSMVQTSQLENEMLELPIAESTLVTTKTKKANNSAQQKNFPITGSPKPLKSILKSPVKKDAQPAAQTFTKPAVPKSKRKHSLSENDSDSNSEKKSKRSTTYASIVEPGMGSMENGNTSAVGNAVQEPVRPPSDVIKYYMLNHYLGKKKNCAESFKKLSVNQQEAMKEEMRLAQRKYFKQLQKFLKTVPPKDIKKYIKKLKQAQVDFDIGNSVLDDSGVLSESVAKKTPKQEPQTSTSSSSSGSEDDSADEKSKNDQGSGTEDEESSEEE
- the LOC128711882 gene encoding ATPase inhibitor mai-2, mitochondrial-like codes for the protein MQSLRKTTAWMIPSGMRIARMSAGEMGSGAGKGGGGGGSIRDAGGSFGKMEVAHEEEYFYKQRQEQLAKLKKQAINQEDFHSESIKHHEEAIARHKKAIEQLKKN